The following proteins are co-located in the Doryrhamphus excisus isolate RoL2022-K1 chromosome 3, RoL_Dexc_1.0, whole genome shotgun sequence genome:
- the LOC131125371 gene encoding 5-beta-cholestane-3-alpha,7-alpha-diol 12-alpha-hydroxylase-like produces MGLLLPILLAIITALVGGLYLLGVFRQRRPGEPPLDKGLIPWLGHVLEFRRDTLKFLDRMQKKHGDVFTIQLGGFYFTFLQDPLSFGPFVKESREKLDFNNFARFLVARVFQYWSVPTEHSFLLQSSNKHLKGDGLAVLTQSMMSNLQNLMLHNIGRASEGVEKAWVEDGLFMYCYNIVFRAGYLSLFGNVSPKSEDSENKAKEKDRAESEILFHQFREYDNLFPNLAYGVLPPKKRLKVQRLLEYFWNVLSVGKVKTKDNISGWVLDMQLFREELGMDESMISRYMFLLLWASQGNTGPSSFWLLLFLMKHPDAMVAVKDEVDRIVKESGQEVRRDGPLLNLTRDMLVKTTILDSAIEETLRLTTAPLLTRAVVQDMTLKMADGREFLVRKGDRVSVFPFGCVHMDPGVHPDPKSFKYNRFLNADGSKKTEFYKNGKKVKYYNMPWGAGVSICPGRFFATNELKQFVFLMLVYFEFELLDPEQKIPEIDVKRLGFGAMHPENDVQFRYRLRF; encoded by the coding sequence ATGGGACTGCTGCTGCCGATCCTTCTCGCAATTATCACAGCACTGGTGGGAGGCTTGTACCTTCTTGGGGTTTTCCGCCAGCGCAGACCAGGAGAGCCCCCACTGGATAAGGGGCTCATCCCGTGGCTGGGCCATGTTTTGGAGTTCCGCAGGGATACACTGAAATTCCTGGATAGAATGCAGAAAAAGCATGGTGATGTGTTCACGATCCAGTTGGGTGGCTTCTATTTCACCTTCCTCCAGGACCCACTATCTTTTGGGCCGTTTGTTAAGGAGAGCCGAGAAAAACTGGACTTCAATAATTTTGCCAGGTTTCTGGTGGCCAGGGTCTTCCAATATTGGTCTGTCCCAACCGAGCACAGTTTTCTCCTGCAGTCCAGCAACAAGCACCTGAAGGGGGATGGCCTGGCGGTCCTCACACAGTCCATGATGAGCAACCTGCAGAACCTGATGTTGCACAACATTGGCAGAGCTTCAGAGGGAGTGGAGAAGGCCTGGGTTGAGGACGGACTCTTCATGTACTGCTACAACATTGTCTTCAGGGCTGGCTACCTGTCCTTGTTCGGCAACGTATCCCCCAAGTCTGAAGACAGtgagaataaagccaaagaGAAAGACAGAGCAGAATCTGAGATTTTGTTTCACCAGTTCCGTGAATACGACAACCTCTTCCCAAACCTGGCATATGGGGTCCTGCCTCCAAAGAAGAGACTAAAAGTTCAGCGGCTGTTGGAGTACTTCTGGAATGTCCTGTCGGTCGGCAAggtaaaaacaaaagacaacatCAGCGGCTGGGTGTTGGACATGCAGCTGTTTCGTGAGGAGCTGGGCATGGACGAGTCCATGATCAGCAGGTACATGTTTCTCCTCCTTTGGGCCTCGCAGGGCAACACAGGCCCGTCCTCTTTCTGGCTGCTCCTGTTCCTTATGAAACACCCGGACGCCATGGTGGCTGTCAAGGACGAGGTAGATCGGATAGTGAAAGAATCTGGACAAGAAGTCAGACGCGATGGGCCCTTGCTGAACCTTACAAGGGACATGCTGGTGAAGACCACCATCCTGGACAGCGCCATAGAGGAGACCCTCCGTCTCACTACTGCACCCCTCCTCACCAGAGCTGTGGTCCAGGACATGACGCTAAAGATGGCAGACGGCCGTGAGTTTCTCGTCCGCAAGGGGGACAGGGTGTCAGTCTTCCCTTTCGGCTGCGTCCACATGGACCCAGGAGTCCACCCCGACCCAAAGTCCTTCAAATACAACCGATTCCTCAATGCGGACGGGAGCAAGAAGACGGAGTTTTACAAAAACGGCAAGAAGGTGAAGTACTACAACATGCCCTGGGGAGCCGGGGTGTCCATCTGTCCGGGTCGCTTCTTCGCCACCAACGAGCTCAAACAGTTTGTGTTCCTCATGCTGGTCTACTTTGAGTTTGAGCTGCTGGATCCCGAGCAGAAGATCCCAGAAATAGATGTCAAGAGGTTGGGATTTGGCGCAATGCACCCTGAAAACGACGTTCAGTTTCGATACAGACTCAGATTTTAA
- the gjc2 gene encoding gap junction protein gamma 2 produces MSWSFLTRLLEEIHNHSTFVGKVWLTVLIIFRIVLTAVGGESIYSDEQTKFTCNTKQPGCDNVCYDAFAPLSHVRFWVFQIIMISTPSIMYMGYAIHKIARTSEEERRKNHRMRKKTAPHTRWREGYHLEDVLEGEDDDDAEPMLYEDTLEAQEAKPERNSTCKEAPKHDGRRRIMQEGLMRIYVLQLMSRAIFEVAFLAGQYLLYGFQVSPSFVCNRVPCPHRVDCFISRPTEKTIFLLIMYVVSCLCLVLNVCEMLHLGIGTFRDTLRLKRKHDRRTCGYPFSRNIPASPPGYNLVMKTDKPSRMPNSLITHEQNMANVAQEQQCTSPDENIPSDLVSLHRHLRVAQEQLDMAFQTYQTKNTQQTSRTSSPVSGGTMAEQNRVNTVQEKQGARPKSTTEKAATIVKNGKTSVWI; encoded by the coding sequence ATGAGCTGGAGTTTCCTCACTCGTCTCCTGGAAGAGATCCACAACCACTCCACTTTTGTTGGCAAAGTGTGGCTGACTGTGCTCATCATCTTCCGCATTGTCCTCACGGCAGTCGGAGGCGAGTCCATCTACTCGGATGAGCAGACCAAGTTCACCTGTAACACCAAGCAGCCCGGCTGCGACAATGTATGCTATGATGCCTTTGCGCCGCTGTCGCACGTGCGCTTCTGGGTCTTCCAGATCATCATGATCTCCACGCCGTCCATCATGTACATGGGCTATGCCATCCACAAGATCGCCCGCACTTCAGAGGAGGAGCGGAGGAAGAACCATAGAATGCGCAAAAAAACAGCTCCCCACACCAGATGGAGAGAGGGTTACCATCTAGAGGATGTCTTGGAGggagaggatgatgatgacgcAGAGCCTATGCTCTATGAAGATACACTGGAGGCCCAGGAGGCCAAGCCTGAGAGAAACAGCACTTGCAAAGAGGCACCAAAGCACGATGGCCGGCGGAGAATTATGCAAGAGGGGCTGATGCGGATCTATGTTCTTCAACTCATGTCAAGAGCCATCTTTGAAGTCGCTTTCCTGGCAGGACAGTACCTCTTGTATGGGTTCCAAGTTAGTCCTTCCTTTGTGTGCAACAGAGTTCCTTGTCCACACCGAGTGGACTGTTTCATCTCCAGGCCCACAGAGAAAACAATCTTCCTGCTCATCATGTATGTGGTAAGCTGCCTCTGCCTTGTGCTCAACGTGTGCGAGATGCTCCATTTGGGAATTGGCACTTTCCGAGACACCCTCCGCCTCAAAAGGAAGCATGATCGGCGGACCTGCGGCTACCCGTTCTCCCGCAACATTCCAGCCTCCCCTCCCGGGTACAACCTGGTCATGAAGACGGATAAACCCAGCAGGATGCCCAACAGCCTCATCACTCACGAGCAGAACATGGCTAACGTGGCCCAGGAACAGCAGTGCACCAGCCCGGATGAGAACATCCCGTCGGATCTGGTGAGCCTTCACCGCCACCTGCGTGTCGCCCAGGAGCAGCTCGATATGGCCTTTCAGACTTACCAAACTAAGAACACCCAGCAGACTTCCAGAACCAGCAGTCCCGTTTCGGGGGGGACGATGGCGGAGCAAAACCGAGTCAACACTGTCCAGGAGAAGCAGGGAGCTAGGCCCAAGTCAACCACAGAGAAGGCTGCTACCAttgttaaaaatggaaaaacctCAGTCTGGATTTAG
- the iba57 gene encoding putative transferase CAF17 homolog, mitochondrial, translated as MRLWCIARRALTSGGPLNIFAGKYTGFWHGVSARAGLRMRHYNQSALDGQGEPGKLACCYRLVHRAILRVSGADVSPFLQGLVTNDVLALGDAGCGALYAHMLNVQGRTLYDVMLYSHQKADTGCAVLLECDSTMKDSLSRHLKVYKTRRKIDINLCPDLFVWAVLPMQKSQKPELSSPDKAVVWEMDPRTPYMGWRLVLDSQVDPLDVIASCDKGDIEDYHRHRYSIGLPEGVKDLPPGVALPLESNLVYMQGISFSKGCYIGQELTARTHHTGVVRKRLMPARISVPVQDLEEGASLQTQSGKPAGKHRAGVGKLGLSLIRMAYAKEVLTVKTTDDAQVTLEASVPNWWPKDVQSN; from the exons ATGAGACTGTGGTGTATCGCAAGGCGGGCGCTCACCTCTGGCGGCCCCCTCAATATTTTCGCCGGTAAATACACGGGTTTCTGGCACGGCGTTTCGGCCAGAGCGGGTCTCCGGATGCGGCACTACAATCAGTCGGCACTTGACGGCCAGGGTGAACCGGGCAAGCTAGCCTGCTGCTACCGCTTAGTCCATAGAGCCATTCTCCGTGTCAGTGGAGCCGACGTAAGCCCCTTCCTCCAGGGGCTTGTGACCAACGACGTGCTCGCCCTGGGGGACGCTGGATGCGGGGCCTTGTATGCTCACATGCTCAACGTACAAGGAAGGACGCTCTATGACGTCATGTTGTACAG TCATCAAAAAGCCGATACAGGATGTGCTGTTCTCCTCGAGTGTGACAGTACCATGAAGGACTCTCTGTCGAGACACCTGAAAGTGTACAAGACCCGCAGAAAGATCGACATAAACCTGTGTCCGGACCTCTTTGTGTGGGCGGTGCTCCCCatgcaaaaaagccaaaaaccagAGCTGTCTTCTCCAGATAAGGCCGTGGTGTGGGAGATGGATCCACGGACGCCTTACATGGGGTGGCGATTGGTGCTGGATAGTCAGGTGGATCCCTTGGATGTGATTGCATCATGTGATAAAGGGGACATAGAGGATTATCACAGGCACCGCTATTCCATAG GACTTCCCGAGGGTGTGAAAGACCTCCCTCCTGGTGTGGCATTACCTCTCGAATCCAATCTCGTCTACATGCAAGGCATCAGTTTCAGCAAGGGCTGCTACATCGGCCAAGAGCTCACAGCCAGGACACATCACACCGGCGTGGTTCGCAAACGTCTCATGCCGGCCCGCATATCAGTGCCCGTCCAAGACCTGGAGGAAGGAGCCTCGCTGCAAACACAGTCGGGCAAGCCAGCTGGGAAACACCGTGCGGGGGTGGGAAAGCTGGGCCTGAGCCTGATCCGCATGGCCTATGCCAAGGAGGTGTTGACAGTCAAAACGACTGACGATGCCCAAGTGACACTGGAGGCCTCCGTGCCCAACTGGTGGCCTAAAGACGTGCAAAGCAACTGA
- the jmjd4 gene encoding 2-oxoglutarate and iron-dependent oxygenase JMJD4 translates to MLPNMDRDSYRNCCSLVKIPRQSYEQFCSSHFVEYIDKELCYSKFFKKYLLSNHPCMFSKRFTEEWKCRKQWVTEEGKPNFQKLLQEFDETPVPVANCNAKEYNSNPKQVMPFKEFIQYWKEHIQNGHSSPKGCLYLKDWHMSRDFPDHNVYTTPIFFTSDWLNEYWDSLEVDDYRFVYMGPKGSWTPFHADVFRSYSWSANICGRKKWLLYPPGQEEFLRDTNDNLPYDVTSAELHDTSLYPHAQEACQPLEIIQEAGEIIFVPSGWHHQVYNLEDTISINHNWLNGCNVDIMWQFLQIELSSVQKEIDEWRNTMDSWHQHCQVIMKACSGINYGEFASFLKIIADNRMAVLNTCSTGDASSYPRHLSETLITLGPYHAAFDLQRVAHILELLLCNEDFKRLDHSASTVQPETLLQQIRDTIQSTRGQHLLYQD, encoded by the exons ATGTTGCCCAACATGGACAGGGATTCGTACCGCAACTGTTGCAGTCTTGTCAAAATCCCGAGGCAGTCCTACGAGCAATTTTGCTCCTCACATTTCGTCGAGTACATCGACAAGGAGCTGTGCTATTCGaaatttttcaaaaagtacTTGCTTTCCAATCACCCGTGCATGTTTTCCAAAAGGTTCACTGAGGAGTGGAAGTGTAGAAAACAATGGGTGACTGAGGAGGGGAAGCCCAATTTCCAGAAGCTTCTGCAAGAATTCG ATGAGACTCCCGTCCCTGTGGCAAACTGCAATGCAAAGGAATACAATTCCAACCCCAAACAAGTAATGCCTTTCAAAGAGTTCATACAATACTGGAAGGAACACATCCAGAACGGCCACTCGTCACCTAAAGGATGCCTTTACCTTAAAGACTGGCACATGTCAAG GGACTTTCCTGACCATAATGTTTACACCACGCCAATCTTCTtcacctctgattggctgaatgaATACTGGGATTCACTTGAAGTGGACGACTACCGCTTCGTCTACATGGGACCCAAAGGCTCATG GACGCCGTTCCATGCCGACGTGTTCCGCTCTTACAGCTGGTCGGCAAACATCTGTGGCAGAAAGAAGTGGCTTCTGTATCCTCCGGGCCAGGAGGAGTTTTTAAGAGACACAAATGATAACCTCCCGTATGACGTCACGTCAGCTGAGCTTCACGACACAAGCCTCTACCCGCACGCCCAAGAGGCCTGTCAGCCTCTGGAGATCATTCAAGAGGCTGGTGAGATTATCTTTGTGCCCAGCGGCTGGCATCATCAAGTTTATAATCTG GAGGACACCATCTCCATCAATCATAATTGGTTGAACGGCTGCAACGTTGACATTATGTGGCAGTTCCTGCAGATAGAGCTGTCGTCTGTGCAGAAAGAGATAGACGAGTGGAGAAACACAATGGATTCATGGCATCAGCACTGTCAG GTCATTATGAAGGCATGTTCCGGCATCAATTATGGGGAATTTGCATCATTCCTCAAAATCATCGCAGACAACCGCATGGCTGTCCTCAACACTTGCTCCACAGGAGACGCCTCAAGTTACCCACGGCATCTCTCGGAGACGCTCATCACCCTTGGACCCTATCATGCTGCCTTTGACTTGCAGAGAGTGGCTCACATTTTGGAGCTGCTGCTCTGCAATGAAGATTTTAAGCGGCTGGATCACTCAGCATCCACCGTGCAACCAGAAACGTTACTGCAGCAAATCCGGGACACCATACAgtccaccagagggcagcatcTCCTCTATCAGGACTAA